One region of Juglans regia cultivar Chandler chromosome 4, Walnut 2.0, whole genome shotgun sequence genomic DNA includes:
- the LOC108995116 gene encoding protein NRT1/ PTR FAMILY 5.5 — MWVLMTYLTDMWKLDITHAAAIVNLFAGAATILPVGIAFLVDAFVGDYCCLLVSSLAFSFGLAIMTVSTLTSKGDTQKFLMFYIALTLNAIGVSGHSVSLASFLERQVQIQTLSNQDDIERKRPRKFKSFLKGDIIVVVLLYVAAVALSYAPWCVRFGIPAAGLMVATLLFVSGSCSYKHARPLGRSPLTTVCRVLVASLYKRSCHSPQDANQLYENQLSPHFVPHTQGLRFLDKAAIIVPTQTLGQQEQNGWELCRVTEVEEVKLLIRMIPLWMTFIMSGVVKSIGDTYFSEQANNMDDKIGKLTVPGLFILQAFYQVSKFVFTELSSKVANKLFQKSSGRCVGPIGVISAMVFSILCCIIAAKVETRRLNVTKSVGLVEKPSEIIPMSMFWLLPQFFFLAAVDGTSEYLCEDLDEVSGYCIARFYRGQVPTSTMIRYLRLFTKAVCGAGIVGSVILADEVSSFSKMGGRPSWFQDTLNRSRLDNYYWTVAVLSFINLVLCILVAIWYTCQHLILMMCDVVVAVKRVVLYFYAPVVSRL; from the exons ATGTGGGTGTTGATGACATACTTAACAGACATGTGGAAGCTTGACATTACCCATGCAGCAGCGATTGTAAATTTGTTTGCCGGTGCAGCCACCATACTGCCTGTAGGGATTGCGTTTCTTGTAGATGCTTTTGTGGGTGATTATTGCTGTCTCTTGGTATCCAGCCTTGCTTTCAGCTTT GGGTTGGCCATCATGACAGTATCAACATTAACCAGTAAAGGTGATACCCAGAAGTTTCTCATGTTCTACATAGCATTAACCCTCAATGCCATTGGGGTATCTGGTCATAGCGTATCCTTGGCTTCCTTCCTGGAGAGACAAGTTCAAATCCAAACACTAAGTAACCAAGATGATATAGAGAGGAAAAGGCCACGGAAATTCAAAAGCTTCTTGAAAGGTGACATCATTGTGGTTGTTCTTCTCTACGTTGCCGCTGTTGCACTTTCATATGCGCCATGGTGTGTCCGGTTTGGAATACCGGCAGCAGGGTTGATGGTGGCAACTCTTTTGTTCGTGAGTGGCTCATGTTCATACAAACATGCTAGACCGCTTGGGAGGAGTCCTCTCACGACTGTTTGTAGAGTCTTGGTAGCCTCTCTTTATAAGAGATCTTGTCACAGCCCTCAGGATGCCAATCAACTCTATGAAAATCAACTCAGTCCTCACTTTGTCCCCCATACTCAGGGCCttag GTTCCTTGACAAGGCTGCCATTATAGTCCCAACTCAAACTCTAGGCCAACAAGAACAAAACGGGTGGGAACTTTGCAGGGTAACAGAAGTAGAGGAAGTAAAACTCTTAATCCGAATGATACCTCTGTGGATGACCTTCATCATGAGTGGCGTCGTGAAATCCATAGGAGACACGTATTTTTCAGAACAAGCAAATAATATGGATGACAAGATTGGAAAACTTACTGTCCCAGGTCTATTTATATTACAGGCCTTTTATCAGGTTTCAAAATTCGTATTCACTGAACTATCTTCCAAAGTAGCTAATAAGTTGTTTCAGAAGAGTTCAGGCAGATGTGTAGGCCCCATTGGAGTCATATCAGCAATGGTATTTTCTATCCTATGTTGTATCATAGCTGCAAAAGTGGAGACAAGGAGGCTAAACGTGACAAAGAGTGTTGGGTTAGTTGAGAAACCTAGTGAGATAATCCCAATGAGCATGTTCTGGCTTCTTCCAcagtttttctttcttgctGCCGTTGATGGAACATCTGAGTACCTTTGTGAGGACCTTGATGAAGTCTCTGGTTACTGCATTGCTCGCTTCTATAGAGGTCAGGTTCCTACCTCCACAATGATCCGCTACTTGAGACTTTTCACCAAAGCTGTATGCGGAGCAGGAATTGTGGGCAGTGTCATTTTAGCTGATGAGGTTAGTTCGTTCAGCAAAATGGGAGGCAGACCAAGTTGGTTTCAAGACACACTAAATAGAAGTCGTCTAGATAACTACTACTGGACAGTGGCAGTGTTGAGTTTCATAAATCTTGTCTTGTGCATCTTGGTGGCAATTTGGTACACCTGTCAACACCTTATATTGATGATGTGTGATGTTGTTGTTGCCGTTAAGAGAGTAGTCCTCTATTTTTATGCTCCTGTTGTTTCTAGGCTATGA
- the LOC108995171 gene encoding 26S proteasome non-ATPase regulatory subunit 7 homolog B-like gives MDVIKSQQISSRPIEKVIVHPLVLLSIVDNYNRVAKDTRRRVVGVLLGSSFRGTVDVTNSYAVPFEEDEKDLSIWFLDHNYHESMFSMFKRINAKEHVVGWYSTGPKLRENDLDIHRLLHNYVTNPVLVIIDVQPKEMGIPTKAYYDVEEVKENATQKSQKVFVHVPSEIAAHEVEEIGVEHLLRDVKDTTISTLATEVAGKLTALKGLGARLQEIRDYLDLIVDGKIPLNHEILYHLQDVFNLLPNLNVSELIKAFAVKTNDMMLVIYLSSLIRSVIALHNLINNKMLNKEHEKAEDAKPTTVPPVSGS, from the exons ATGGACGTGATCAAGTCCCAGCAAATATCATCGAGGCCCATCGAGAAGGTCATCGTTCACCCACTGGTTCTGCTCAGCATCGTCGATAACTACAACCGAGTGGCCAAGGACACTCGCAGGCGAGTCGTCGGAGTCTTGCTTGGTAGCTCCTTCAGAGGCACCGTTGACGTCACCAACAGTTATGCAG tgccctttgaagaagatgagaaggaCCTGAGCATATGGTTTCTGGACCACAACTACCATGAGTCAATGTTTTCAATGTTCAAGAGAATTAATG CCAAGGAGCATGTGGTAGGTTGGTATAGTACAGGCCCAAAGCTACGAGAGAATGATCTAGATATTCACAGATTACTCCACAA CTATGTGACAAATCCTGTTTTGGTCATTATTGATGTCCAGCCTAAAGAGATGGGGATACCCACTAAGGCTTACTATGATGTTGAAGAAGTGAAAGAG AATGCTACACAAAAAAGCCAGAAGGTTTTCGTTCATGTGCCTTCAGAAATTGCTGCTCATGAAGTTGAGGAAATTG GAGTAGAACACTTGTTAAGGGACGTGAAGGATACAACCATTAGTACACTTGCTACTGAG gTTGCTGGAAAACTTACTGCTTTAAAGGGTTTGGGTGCACGACTTCAAGAGATACGTGATTACCTTGACCTCATTGTTGATGGGAAGATTCCTTTAAATCATGAGATACTCTATCATTTACAG GATGTGTTCAACCTGCTTCCAAATCTCAATGTGTCTGAGTTAATCAAGGCATTTGCAG TTAAAACAAATGATATGATGTTGGTAATTTATCTTTCCTCTCTCATCCGAAGTGTCATTGCCCTCCACAACTTGATCAATAATAAG ATGTTAAATAAAGAACATGAGAAAGCTGAGGATGCAAAGCCAACAACAGTCCCACCTGTCAGTGGAAGCTGA